From the genome of Lutzomyia longipalpis isolate SR_M1_2022 chromosome 2, ASM2433408v1, one region includes:
- the LOC129788966 gene encoding uncharacterized protein LOC129788966, with protein MCNVPPKFYQVCRLCLSVVSDNELIELSIYPEPPAVDSWPRGRPGTPLNDVTDGDVKATAVEDEATDTRRSNHRAAVEAAEREEGEDLVTRKTVVETTNNRDHRPAKFDHRNQEDGDVPMIDEKDEGDSHHLTNGGSHDIPERIFQCLSITITPADGLPNVVCRKCREQLDICHRFREVAHKSHKSLEHFLQLTTKFEGSAQEVLAKSTAKLEELLTSSMVVATGEVARSAEASLPIHQQMRQQHQRRSSNMPTQQSRIDSERTAVAALTELSNMSSTKLNAVSSSSNVSSVVASSITAVSSPLTSTASSVTSIISKNHLDHLEANSVSVIPLESGGGGGGGGNKRLISDVNHIKNLSHLQKLETAAVLMDISKKVIISPPSSNPQSPSHHQQQQQFQNHLKHQQQQPSITSSVIKSHDFIGNSLKRSMSHEEIDLSLKRVKLPLKSIPEPFIVKHEQLDDEYHQQEENSLNTDSGDDSSDPGRLQVDISSSQEGFDDNENFEGKKGTAKGAERAAAAQDGGAGNSERDANVTDPATTQLWQVLAQSSINGGGNEATQLLKRMINSSKSLGFPLSLGITGSLSDQPIALLKDKVNQKSSGRRKQSCPSRTPLENTSSVETLCDSSSLLAEAANAAAANLEFASANNPTWINYSDERSKNTAAQSNNKNLNNQKDMSCTNCGTLTTTIWRRNIRGEMVCNACGLYFKLHGVNRPHTMRRDTIHTRRRRPRGDKSVRKKSKQHDDGGTVDQERMERISDRGIGGSGSGASGTSEDALCANPDLQALNNHNLLIALGGVARSSNAHFTMPHYSHFLRASQNYPDVTGGVSVAGADLAADDSAPENDLDSCNLPLNLVATQLGGSDSSQH; from the exons ATGTGTAATGTACCGCCAAAATTCTACCAAGTGTGCCGCCTCTGTCTATCGGTTGTGAGTGATAATGAGCTAATTGAGTTGTCCATATACCCAGAGCCCCCTGCTGTGGACAGCTGGCCCAGGGGGCGGCCTGGGACCCCATTGAATGATGTCACAGATGGTGACGTGAAAGCCACAGCGGTGGAGGATGAGGCAACTGATACACGAAGGAGCAATCACAGGGCGGCTGTGGAGGCAGCTGAACGTGAGGAGGGTGAGGATTTAGTTACCAGAAAAACGGTGGTGGAAACAACCAACAACCGTGATCATCGTCCAGCCAAATTTGATCATCGCAACCAGGAGGATGGTGATGTGCCGATGATTGATGAGAAGGATGAAGGAGATTCACATCATCTCACCAATGGTGGCTCACACGATATCCccgagagaattttccaatgtcTCTCAATCACG ATAACTCCTGCTGATGGATTGCCCAATGTTGTGTGTAGGAAATGTCGTGAGCAATTGGATATTTGTCATCGATTTCGTGAAGTGGCGCACAAATCACACAAGAGTCTTGAGCATTTTCTTCAGCTTACCACCAAATTCGAGGGAAGTGCTCAG GAAGTGCTGGCCAAGTCAACGGCAAAACTGGAGGAACTTCTCACGAGTTCGATGGTGGTGGCCACGGGTGAAGTGGCAAGATCAGCGGAAGCATCGTTACCAATTCATCAGCAGATGAGACAACAGCACCAGAGACGTTCGAGTAATATGCCAACACAGCAATCCCGGATTGATTCTGAGCGAACAGCTGTGGCGGCACTCACGGAGTTGAGCAATATGTCATCAACAAAGTTGAATGCTGTGTCCTCTTCCAGTAATGTTTCGTCTGTCGTCGCGTCGTCAATCACCGCCGTATCGTCGCCATTGACATCAACGGCGTCCTCTGTTACCTCAATCAtaagcaaaaatcatttggATCATTTGGAGGCGAACTCCGTTTCGGTTATCCCATTGGAGAGCGGCGGCGGCGGCGGTGGTGGTGGGAATAAGCGGCTAATAAGTGATGTGAATCACATAAAGAATTTGTCGCATCTACAGAAATTAGAAACTGCCGCTGTTCTCATGGATATTAGTAAGAAAGTTATCATTTCACCACCAAGCTCAAATCCGCAGTCACCGAGTCAtcatcagcagcagcagcaattcCAAAATCACCTAAAACACCAGCAGCAACAGCCTAGTATTACTTCTTCTGTGATAAAG tCGCAcgattttattggaaattcgCTTAAAAGATCAATGAGTCACGaggaaattgatttatcacTGAAACGCGTCAAGCTACCATTGAAATCAATTCCTGAACCATTTATAGTAAAACATGAGCAACTTGATGATGAATATCATCAGCAAGAGGAGAATAGCCTGAATACCGATTCAGGTGACGATAGTTCCGATCCGGGAAGACTTCAAGTGGATATTTCGTCATCGCAAGAGGGTTTTGATGATAATGAGAACTTTGAGGGGAAAAAGGGTACGGCTAAAGGGGCTGAGAGAGCAGCAGCTGCACAGGATGGGGGTGCTGGAAATTCCGAAAGGGATGCAAATGTCACAGATCCCGCAACGACGCAACTTTGGCAGGTTCTGGCTCAATCTTCGa TTAATGGTGGAGGCAATGAAGCAACTCAATTGCTCAAGAGAATGATTAACAGCAGCAAATCTTTGGGATTTCCTCTCTCACTGGGCATTACAGGATCATTAAGTGATCAACCAATTGCTCTCTtaaag GATAAAGTAAATCAAAAATCATCGGGACGACGCAAACAATCCTGCCCGAGTCGAACTCCGTTGGAGAATACGTCATCAGTGGAAACGCTGTGCGACAGTTCATCATTGCTTGCAGAGGCTGCAAATGCCGCAGCTGCAAATCTCGAATTTGCCTCAGCAAATAATCCCACATGGATTAATTATTCCGACGAGAGATCCAAA AACACCGCAGCGCAGtcgaataataaaaatttgaacaaTCAGAAAGATATGTCGTGTACCAACTGCGGTACACTAACCACGACAATTTGGAGGAGAAATATACGCGGAGAGATGGTTTGCAATGCTTGTGGGTTGTATTTCAAGCTACACGGAGTGAATCGTCCTCATACGATGCGCCGAGACACCATTCACACGCGCCGAAGGAGGCCACGTGGGGATAAATCCGTACGGaaaa aatCAAAGCAGCATGACGATGGTGGGACTGTTGATCAGGAACGCATGGAACGGATATCGGATCGGGGGATCGGTGGCAGTGGCTCAGGTGCCAGTGGTACATCAGAGGATGCCCTGTGTGCCAATCCCGACCTGCAAGCACTCAATAATCACAATCTGCTAATTGCCTTAGGTGGTGTGGCTCGAAGCTCAAATGCTCACTTCACAATGCCG CACTATTCTCACTTCTTGCGTGCCTCTCAAAACTATCCGGATGTCACTGGTGGGGTATCGGTGGCGGGTGCTGATCTCGCAGCGGACGATAGTGCGCCCGAAAATGATTTGGATTCGTGCAACTTACCCCTGAACCTCGTGGCAACCCAACTGGGTGGAAGTGATTCTTCGCAACACTGA